The nucleotide window ACTTTTATTCCAAATGGTTGTAAAATTTGTCCAAACCAACCTTGTGATGAATAAAGTGTTGTAAGAGCAATCCCTGAAACAGCTGTGGGTAAAGCAAAAGGTAAATCAACAATCGCATCAAAAACTCTTTTTCCAAAAAAGTTATATCTAACTAAACACCAAGCAACAATAAGTCCAAAAAAAGTATTTATAAGTGCTGCTATTAAAGATGTAAAAAAAGTTAGTTTATAACTTGCTATTACTCTATCATTTGTAGTTGCATCCAAAAAAGCTTGCCATCCCAAACTAAAAGCTTCTGTAAACAAAGCTATAAGTGGAATAATTACAATAATACTTAAATAAAAAACTGTATATCCCAAAGTCAAACCAAATCCTGGGATTGTGGATTTTGGTCTTTTTAATATGCCAAAATTTAATCTCATTTATATTTCCTTCTTCAACTCTTTGACGTTTTTAGGTTCATCAAACCAAAATCCTTGAAAATAATCTATTTCTAACTCTTTACAAGTTTCATAAATCTCTTTTGTTGAAACAAACTCTGCAACTGTTTTTATTCCAACTTTTTTTGCAAAAAAAACAATAGCCTCTACAACTGCTTTTGCTGTTTTAGTTCTATTTAAATCTTGAATAATTGACCCATCAAGTTTTATAAAATCTGCTTGTAATCTAACTAAATATGAAAAATTAGAATATCCCGTACCAAAATCATCAATTGCTATTTTTGTCCCTAAATTTTTCATAATTTTGATAAAAGATATAAGTTCTTCAAGATTATCTATACCTTCACTCTCTGTTATTTCTATTGTCAAAAAATGTGCAATATCAAACTCATAAATTTTTTGAATTAAAAAATCAACAACATCTTTTTCTAAAATATCACTTATTGATAAGTTGATACTAAACTCTATATTTTTGTTTTCAAAATACTCAAAAGATTTTTGAATTACTTTTTTTGTAATTTCACTATATAAATTTATTTTTTTTGCCCTATTTATGAAAAAATATGGACTTATTATTTCACCTTTTGAATTTTTCATACGAACTAAAACTTCATATTTTTTTTCAAATTGATTTGATATTGATTGAACAAAAATTTCAAATTTATCTTTTCTAATTGCTTCAATAATTTGAGCTTCCCAATATAAATCTTGTTCAATAGATAAAGAATTTGGATGACAAATATGATGTTGTTCACTATCATAAATCACTAAATTATGTTTTACAATTTTTGTTTGTTTTAGGGCAAACTCAGCACTAAATAAAAGTTCAGGATAATTTATAGCCACACCTGCTCTTAAAGGGATATATACTTTATATCCCTCAAGTTCAATAGGTGAATATCCAAAATACCAAACGATTGATTTTATAGTTTGAATAAATCTATCTTTAGATATTTCAGCACTAGAAGTTGCTGCAAAATTATCTGCTCCTAAATAATAAATTTTGCTATTTAAAAATCTATTTTCTAATCTTAAAGATATGATTTTTAGGACTTTTTCACCAAAATCATATCCATAATAATGATTTATATTTCCAAAACCATTAACATCAAAGATAGCTACTTTATTGAACATTTTATTTTTATTATCTTCTAAAAACTCTTTTCTATTAGCAAGATTAATCTTTATATCTTCTATTTGCATTTCTATCACTTTTATTTATAAATTGAATCAAATGTTCCACCATCATTAAAGTGTGTTTTTTGTGCATCTTGCCAGCTATCAAATAAATCATTTATTTTTACTAATTCAAGTTTTGGAAATATTTTTAATTCATCTTGTGAGACTAATTCAGGTTTGTAAGGTCTATAATAATTTTTAACTGCTATTTCTTGACCAATTTTTGAATATAAATACTCCAAATAAGCTTTTGAAACATTATATGTTCCTTTCTTTTTTGCGTTTTCATCTACAATTGCAACAGGAGGTTCAGCTAAAATTGAAATTGATGGTACAACTATCTCAAACTCATCAGGTCCAAGTTCATTTTTTGCTAAAAATGCTTCATTTTCCCAAGCAAGTAAAACATCTCCTATTTTTCTTTGAACAAATGTATTTGTTGCACCTCTTGCTCCTGAATCTAAAACAGGAACGTGTTTAAATAAATTTGTTAAATACTGCTTTGCTTTTAAATCTGCTTCTTTATATTTCTGTGAATTTTTATCAAGATTATCTAAGCTTCCTAACTCTTTTTTAAGTGCATAAGCATAAGCTGCTAAATAGTTCCATCTTGCACCTCCTGATGTTTTTGGATTTGGAGTAATTACCTCCACATCATCTTTTATTAAATCATCCCAATCTTTTATAGCTTTTGGATTTCCTTTTCTAACTAAAAAAACTATTGTTGAAGTATAAGCAGATGAATTGTTTTCAAATCTTTTTTGCCAATCATTTGGAAAAAGATTGGCTTTTTGACTAATTGCATCTATATCATAAGCAAGTGCCAAAGTTACAACATCAGCTTTTAATCCATCAATTACAGCCCGTGCTTGTTTTCCTGAACCACCATGAGATTGTTTTATTTTTACCTCTTGACCTGTTTTTTCTTTCCAATATTTAGAAAACTCTTTATTGTATTCTTCATACAGCTCTCTTGTTGGGTCATAAGAAACATTTAATATCTCAATTGATTTTTTTTGTGCTTCTGCTTTATAGTCATACTCTTTATCT belongs to Arcobacter defluvii and includes:
- a CDS encoding EAL domain-containing protein, which encodes MQIEDIKINLANRKEFLEDNKNKMFNKVAIFDVNGFGNINHYYGYDFGEKVLKIISLRLENRFLNSKIYYLGADNFAATSSAEISKDRFIQTIKSIVWYFGYSPIELEGYKVYIPLRAGVAINYPELLFSAEFALKQTKIVKHNLVIYDSEQHHICHPNSLSIEQDLYWEAQIIEAIRKDKFEIFVQSISNQFEKKYEVLVRMKNSKGEIISPYFFINRAKKINLYSEITKKVIQKSFEYFENKNIEFSINLSISDILEKDVVDFLIQKIYEFDIAHFLTIEITESEGIDNLEELISFIKIMKNLGTKIAIDDFGTGYSNFSYLVRLQADFIKLDGSIIQDLNRTKTAKAVVEAIVFFAKKVGIKTVAEFVSTKEIYETCKELEIDYFQGFWFDEPKNVKELKKEI
- a CDS encoding sulfate ABC transporter substrate-binding protein gives rise to the protein MKRVIKNIKNLVLVGLLIPAFAIADKEYDYKAEAQKKSIEILNVSYDPTRELYEEYNKEFSKYWKEKTGQEVKIKQSHGGSGKQARAVIDGLKADVVTLALAYDIDAISQKANLFPNDWQKRFENNSSAYTSTIVFLVRKGNPKAIKDWDDLIKDDVEVITPNPKTSGGARWNYLAAYAYALKKELGSLDNLDKNSQKYKEADLKAKQYLTNLFKHVPVLDSGARGATNTFVQRKIGDVLLAWENEAFLAKNELGPDEFEIVVPSISILAEPPVAIVDENAKKKGTYNVSKAYLEYLYSKIGQEIAVKNYYRPYKPELVSQDELKIFPKLELVKINDLFDSWQDAQKTHFNDGGTFDSIYK